One Brassica napus cultivar Da-Ae chromosome A1, Da-Ae, whole genome shotgun sequence genomic region harbors:
- the LOC106434078 gene encoding transcription factor FAMA translates to MAMDKDYSEPNFLGESSGGKDDTSAGMIDYMFNRNLQQEKQSMPEQHQLSPSRFGATPTFDKMSFADVMQFADFGPKLALSQTRNEDDQETEPGMDPVYFLKFPVLNDKIEDHNQTHHLMSQEGGECEGNIGNVFLEEKENQEDENDNNSVQLRFIGGEEEEDRDNKNVTTKEVKSKRKRARTSKTSEEVESQRMTHIAVERNRRKQMNEHLRVLRSLMPGSYVQRGDQASIIGGAIEFVRELEQLLQCLESQKRRRILGETGNRHLGDMTTTTTTSSPITSVNNPQIITGNVTDSEGGGVLREETAENKSCLADVEVKLLGFDAMIKILSRRRPGQLIKTIAALEDLHLSILHTNITTMEQTVLYSFNVKITSETRFTAEDIASSIQEIFSFIHANTTM, encoded by the exons ATGGCAATGGATAAAGATTACTCG GAACCCAATTTCTTAGGTGAATCCTCAGGCGGCAAGGATGATACCAGCGCTGGTATGATAGACTACATGTTCAACAGAAACCTTCAGCAAGAAAAGCAATCGATGCCGGAACAGCATCAACTGTCCCCTTCTCGATTCGGAGCAACGCCAACTTTTGATAAAATGAGCTTTGCAGACGTGATGCAGTTTGCGGACTTCGGTCCGAAACTGGCGTTGAGCCAGACCAGAAATGAAGACGATCAAGAAACCGAGCCGGGGATGGACCCGGTTTATTTCTTAAAGTTCCCAGTCTTGAACGATAAGATAGAGGATCATAACCAAACTCATCATCTCATGTCTCAAGAAGGAGGTGAGTGTGAAGGTAACATAGGGAACGTGTTTCTTGAAGAAAAGGAAAACCAAGAAGATGAAAACGATAACAACTCCGTGCAGCTCCGTTTTattggaggagaagaagaagaagatagagatAACAAAAATGTTACCACAAAGGAGGTAAAGAGCAAGAGGAAGAGAGCTAGAACAAGCAAAACCAGCGAAGAAGTGGAAAGCCAAAGAATGACTCATATCGCGGTCGAGAGGAACCGTAGGAAGCAAATGAACGAGCATCTTCGTGTACTCAGGTCTCTCATGCCTGGGTCCTACGTCCAAAGG GGAGATCAAGCGTCAATCATAGGAGGAGCAATAGAGTTTGTACGAGAGCTTGAGCAACTCCTACAATGTCTGGAATCACAGAAGCGTCGGAGAATCTTGGGAGAAACTGGTAATAGGCATCTTGGGGACATGACCACGACCACGACTACTTCTTCTCCCATAACTTCGGTTAATAATCCCCAGATTATTACCGGAAATGTAACCGATTCTGAGGGTGGAGGAGTACTTCGGGAGGAGACGGCAGAGAATAAGTCGTGTTTGGCTGATGTAGAGGTGAAGCTGCTAGGGTTTGACGCCATGATCAAGATACTTTCAAGAAGAAGACCAGGACAACTGATTAAGACTATAGCTGCTTTGGAGGATCTTCATCTCTCTATCCTTCACACTAACATCACTACCATGGAACAAACCGTCCTCTACTCCTTCAATGTCAAG ATTACAAGTGAGACAAGGTTTACGGCAGAAGACATTGCAAGTTCGATCCAGGAGATATTTAGTTTTATTCATGCAAATACCACCATGTAA